One Panicum virgatum strain AP13 chromosome 3N, P.virgatum_v5, whole genome shotgun sequence DNA segment encodes these proteins:
- the LOC120663313 gene encoding uncharacterized protein LOC120663313: MARLHRLSAVAPTISVLLLLAALASAAAAADAPVKKVGITFFRPNTEEARWLDRHTGTHTNQQLGTGPIRMRRATAEEAKWLDRMSGNAGRAGDQSGGGGGNGGDNYIEFDDDNPYIEALRAWASRQAERITVEDDQEEVHRHCNFPRNSLCFVHSFLMVISFGMSCQNPFQDRKCEALFGTKFFSEVPITSKRILLFYSIK, from the exons ATGGCTCGGCTCCACCGCTTGTCTGCCGTCGCCCCGACCATCTCCGTCCTCCTCCTGCTGGCTGCtctcgcctccgccgctgcggccGCGGACGCTCCGGTGAAGAAGGTTGGGATAACGTTCTTCCGGCCGAACACGGAGGAGGCGCGGTGGCTGGACCGCCACACGGGGACGCACACGAACCAGCAGCTCGGTACTGGCCCGATCAGGATGCGGCGAGCCACCGCTGAGGAGGCGAAGTGGCTGGACCGCATGAGCGGCAACGCCGGGAGGGCAGGAGAtcagtccggcggcggcggcggtaacGGCGGCGACAACTACATCGAGTTCGACGACGACAATCC CTATATTGAGGCCCTACGTGCCTGGGCCTCCCGGCAGGCAGAGCGGATCACTGTGGAGGATGATCAGGAGGAGGTACATCGTCACTGCAATTTTCCACGCAACTCACTCTGCTTTGTTCATTCATTCTTGATGGTTATTTCATTCGGAATGTCTTGTCAGAATCCCTTCCAGGATAGGAAATGtgaggccctgtttggaactaaatttttttcagaagtccctatcacatcaaaacgaatcttactattttatagtattaaataa
- the LOC120663314 gene encoding uncharacterized protein LOC120663314: MARRHGGRRPSLVRIALLLLAGLAAAVVVSTLHSAAAPEDAEIRISVHYPTEEESRWLHRWAEKYRAKDAGSGFSVEPATDEESAYLNRIFSKGKNGFDGRIEFDDNDRPRIVVDNNYSDSEPRSSGPNSDDDPENKNDAMEL, from the exons ATGGCTCGGCgccacggcggccgccgcccatcTCTCGTCCGCATCGCCCTCCTGCTCCTCGCcggtctcgccgccgccgtggtagTGTCCACCTTGCATTCAGCGGCGGCTCCAGAGGACGCGGAGATCCGGATCAGCGTGCACTACCCCACCGAGGAGGAGTCTCGGTGGCTGCACCGCTGGGCGGAGAAGTACCGCGCCAAAGATGCCGGCTCCGGCTTCTCTGTCGAGCCGGCCACCGACGAGGAGTCGGCGTACCTGAACCGCATCTTCTCCAAGGGCAAGAATGGCTTCGACGGCCGCATCGAGTTCGACGACAACGATCGTCC TAGAATTGTGGTTGACAACAACTACTCTGACTCTGAGCCTCGCTCGTCTGGGCCCAATTCGGACGATGATCCGGAGAACAAG AATGACGCCATGGAGCTCTAG